In Chitinophaga varians, the following are encoded in one genomic region:
- a CDS encoding SusC/RagA family TonB-linked outer membrane protein yields the protein MKKTLCLIAILMAITLLLPAQQRQVTGKVTGNNAPVPFASVQLKGATTGTITDQQGNFKLSVPGRDAVLVVRSIGYVLKEIPVGDATSFNIDLQPDDKTMQEVVVTALNVKREKKSLGYSVQEVKGADLTQTKDANFINSLSGKVAGIQVTGSSGNMGGSARITIRGVNSIFGNNNPLFVVDGVPMDNSSFTGSDPTNSLNMERGRGGYDYGNAIQDINPNDIESLSVLKGAAASALYGTRGSNGVIAITTKKSKTDAASGIGVTYNFGAQMEKVYIMPKYQNEYGGGYKFTKLYVKEHPEGFKDGKATYDDNDGKGPYDLVPDYEPDVSWGPKLDGKLVRHFWSWDPNKQNPDFGVSAPWEPHPNNNRDFFETGLTLTNSVSVSGSNEKGAFRLAYTNLDQKFVLPNSKLKRNSLSFNGTYAISNRLEAFIGVNYAGTNALGRPGTGYHGRNVMQGFSEYGHRDWDMNKMKNYAYAYDGSQISWNRGAWDDQPPRYTDNPYWIRYKNYETDRRDRVFGNAGFNFKLTDYLSVTAKFMTDFYTDSRQERVAIGSQGIPSYTEATRFVKENNYEGRINFNKSIGTHFSLTAFAGVNRRENYLKFTGGESKDGLNIDGWYNLANSRQPARAYDHVEKLRENAVFGSASLGYQGMLYLDVTGRNEWSSTLPAANNSYFFPSVSGSFVFSEAGGLKNSSWLSFGKLRLGWAQVGKGTVPYSTLLAYLAEENFGSTANITVPDQLNNANIRPEITTEVEAGLELRFLHNRLGVDFSVYDKKSKDQIIPLTISASSGYTTAIINAGLIRNKGFELALTGTPIRTQSGFTWDLGFNIARNRNKIERLYDDPSRGIRVTNLLLANAPFAVSVNAREGETYGSIVGYAVKRDANGNKLVDADGFYIRAATQSVLGNALPDYTGGFSSVFSYKGVSLGVNFDFQVGGKYFSTTTMFGRQSGLLAETAENGIRENGIIADGYTEDGKKNTKVISAYDHFNNNNGYVEQELDMWDAGYLYLKEINLGYTFEKSFVSALRLQHLRLSLSARNVWLISSDNPHLDPTNLAISAGNVQGIEAAALPSVRSFGVNLSVSF from the coding sequence ATGAAAAAGACGTTATGTCTTATCGCCATTCTCATGGCGATCACCCTCCTATTGCCTGCGCAGCAGCGGCAGGTAACCGGAAAGGTGACAGGCAACAATGCACCTGTCCCATTTGCCAGCGTTCAGCTCAAAGGCGCTACCACCGGCACTATCACAGACCAACAGGGAAACTTCAAACTATCCGTGCCCGGCAGGGACGCCGTACTGGTAGTCCGAAGTATCGGCTACGTGTTGAAAGAAATACCTGTAGGAGACGCCACCAGCTTCAACATCGACCTACAGCCCGATGACAAGACCATGCAGGAAGTGGTAGTGACCGCGCTCAACGTAAAAAGGGAAAAGAAATCACTCGGATATTCCGTACAGGAAGTAAAAGGTGCAGATCTTACCCAGACCAAAGACGCCAACTTCATTAACTCACTCAGCGGAAAAGTAGCAGGCATACAGGTTACAGGTTCCTCCGGCAACATGGGCGGATCTGCGAGGATCACCATCCGTGGCGTCAATTCCATCTTTGGCAACAACAATCCGTTGTTCGTGGTAGATGGCGTGCCAATGGACAACAGCTCCTTTACCGGCAGCGACCCTACCAACAGCCTCAACATGGAACGTGGCCGCGGTGGATACGACTATGGCAATGCCATACAGGACATCAATCCCAATGATATCGAATCGTTGTCCGTCCTGAAAGGCGCCGCCGCCTCTGCATTGTATGGTACCCGTGGCTCCAATGGCGTGATCGCCATCACCACCAAAAAGTCAAAGACCGACGCCGCCAGCGGCATTGGCGTCACCTACAACTTTGGTGCGCAGATGGAAAAAGTATACATCATGCCCAAATACCAGAATGAATACGGTGGTGGTTATAAATTCACCAAACTGTATGTCAAAGAACATCCGGAAGGCTTCAAAGACGGCAAAGCCACCTATGACGACAATGACGGCAAAGGCCCGTACGATCTGGTGCCGGACTATGAACCGGACGTGTCATGGGGCCCCAAACTGGATGGCAAACTGGTTCGTCATTTCTGGTCATGGGACCCAAACAAACAAAACCCGGATTTCGGCGTGTCTGCACCATGGGAACCGCACCCCAACAATAACCGCGATTTTTTCGAAACCGGCCTGACGCTCACCAACAGTGTATCCGTTTCCGGTAGTAACGAAAAAGGCGCTTTCCGCCTGGCTTACACCAACCTCGATCAGAAGTTCGTGTTACCCAACTCTAAACTTAAACGTAATTCTCTCAGCTTCAACGGCACCTATGCCATCTCCAACCGGCTGGAAGCCTTTATAGGCGTCAACTATGCCGGCACCAATGCACTTGGCAGGCCCGGCACCGGTTACCACGGCAGGAACGTGATGCAGGGCTTCTCCGAATACGGTCACCGCGACTGGGACATGAACAAAATGAAAAACTACGCCTATGCGTATGATGGCTCACAGATCTCCTGGAACCGTGGCGCATGGGACGACCAGCCTCCCCGGTATACCGACAACCCCTACTGGATAAGATATAAAAACTATGAAACAGACCGGCGGGACCGGGTGTTCGGCAATGCAGGCTTCAATTTCAAACTGACAGACTACCTGTCCGTCACCGCTAAGTTCATGACCGACTTCTATACAGACAGCCGGCAGGAAAGAGTGGCCATAGGTTCCCAGGGAATCCCTTCTTACACGGAAGCCACCCGTTTTGTAAAAGAAAACAACTACGAAGGAAGGATCAACTTCAATAAGTCCATCGGCACCCATTTCTCCCTGACTGCCTTTGCCGGCGTCAACAGAAGGGAGAACTACCTGAAATTCACCGGCGGAGAGAGCAAAGACGGGTTAAACATTGACGGCTGGTACAACCTCGCCAACTCCCGGCAGCCGGCACGCGCATACGACCATGTAGAGAAACTGCGCGAAAATGCTGTCTTTGGCAGCGCCTCACTGGGTTATCAGGGCATGTTGTATCTCGATGTGACCGGCAGAAATGAATGGTCCAGCACCCTGCCCGCCGCCAACAACTCCTACTTCTTCCCGTCGGTGTCGGGATCATTTGTCTTCTCTGAAGCAGGAGGACTGAAAAACAGCAGCTGGCTATCTTTCGGTAAACTAAGGCTCGGATGGGCGCAGGTAGGTAAAGGTACCGTCCCCTACAGCACCTTGCTGGCCTATCTGGCAGAAGAGAACTTTGGTTCCACCGCCAATATCACAGTACCGGACCAGCTGAACAATGCGAACATCAGGCCTGAAATCACGACGGAAGTAGAAGCCGGCCTCGAACTACGGTTCCTGCATAACAGGCTGGGCGTTGATTTCAGCGTTTATGACAAAAAATCAAAAGACCAGATCATACCGCTGACCATATCCGCCTCTTCCGGATATACCACCGCGATCATCAATGCGGGCCTGATCCGGAACAAAGGTTTTGAACTCGCATTAACAGGAACGCCTATACGCACACAAAGTGGCTTCACCTGGGACCTTGGTTTTAACATTGCCCGTAACAGGAACAAGATTGAAAGGTTGTACGACGACCCATCCAGAGGTATCAGGGTCACCAACCTGCTGCTGGCCAATGCGCCTTTTGCCGTGTCCGTAAATGCCCGTGAAGGGGAAACATATGGCTCCATCGTTGGTTATGCCGTTAAACGGGACGCCAACGGCAACAAGCTGGTAGACGCCGACGGGTTCTACATCAGGGCCGCCACCCAGTCAGTGCTGGGCAATGCGTTGCCTGATTACACCGGCGGCTTCTCCTCCGTATTCAGTTACAAAGGTGTTTCGCTGGGCGTCAACTTCGATTTCCAGGTCGGTGGCAAATATTTCTCCACCACCACCATGTTTGGCCGTCAGTCCGGACTTCTGGCGGAAACAGCTGAAAACGGCATCCGGGAAAACGGTATTATCGCCGACGGCTACACGGAAGACGGGAAGAAGAACACCAAAGTCATATCAGCGTATGATCACTTCAATAACAACAACGGATATGTGGAGCAGGAACTGGACATGTGGGACGCCGGTTACCTCTACCTGAAGGAGATCAACCTGGGATACACTTTTGAGAAATCATTCGTGTCGGCCCTGCGGCTACAGCATCTCCGGCTGTCATTGTCCGCCAGGAACGTATGGCTGATCAGCAGCGACAATCCGCATCTCGATCCCACCAACCTGGCCATATCCGCCGGCAACGTGCAGGGGATTGAAGCGGCAGCCCTTCCGTCTGTCCGCTCTTTCGGCGTAAACTTATCCGTTTCCTTTTAA
- a CDS encoding class I lanthipeptide codes for MKKKKLSLSKKPLLQRAIVASLNQQEQQQLNGGAPATTWGCPTWVPNDGCYTETNPRILCN; via the coding sequence ATGAAAAAGAAAAAACTGTCTTTAAGCAAAAAGCCACTTCTTCAGAGAGCCATTGTTGCGTCTCTTAACCAGCAGGAACAACAACAGTTAAACGGCGGCGCGCCCGCAACCACCTGGGGATGCCCAACATGGGTGCCTAACGATGGCTGCTATACGGAAACCAACCCGCGTATTCTTTGCAATTAA
- a CDS encoding class I lanthipeptide, which produces MKKKKIQLEKKLTLKKETLTALTAHQQTQLAGGLAFASRTPACETQPLTGRPFCILCP; this is translated from the coding sequence ATGAAAAAGAAAAAAATCCAGCTGGAGAAAAAACTCACGCTGAAAAAAGAAACGCTGACTGCCCTCACAGCGCACCAACAAACCCAATTAGCCGGCGGTCTGGCTTTTGCAAGCCGGACACCGGCCTGTGAAACCCAACCGCTTACCGGAAGACCTTTCTGTATTCTGTGCCCCTGA
- a CDS encoding SPFH domain-containing protein yields the protein MALPFLEIIESLTPDPNVLMWKFADADKEIKNGAMLTVRESQHVLLLNEGQLADVFPAGRYSLKTENIPVLSRLRGWKYGFESPFKADIYFFNTHQFVNLKWGTPAPVLMTDAVFGQVRIRAFGTYNIRITDVAKFFREYAGTWPRLTITELELQLRDFIAPKFGEVLSLAKVPVVEAAANIPALNEKIQPLIQPYFNDFGVEVTRFTITSITLPEEVLKQYDKVTGMNMVTDMNKFSQYSIANAMDKEGAVLGDGARQGVMLGMMTNMVNQQQAAQNPPAPAADDITERLRKLKSLYEATLITEAEYTAKKQELLNLL from the coding sequence ATGGCATTACCATTTTTAGAGATTATAGAATCGTTAACTCCCGACCCGAATGTGCTCATGTGGAAGTTTGCGGATGCTGACAAAGAGATCAAAAACGGCGCGATGCTCACCGTTCGTGAAAGCCAGCACGTCCTGTTGCTCAACGAAGGCCAGCTGGCAGACGTGTTTCCGGCGGGCAGGTACAGCCTGAAAACAGAAAACATCCCGGTGCTTTCCCGGCTGCGCGGCTGGAAGTACGGCTTTGAAAGCCCTTTTAAGGCAGATATATACTTCTTCAATACACATCAGTTCGTAAACCTGAAATGGGGCACGCCTGCACCGGTACTCATGACAGATGCGGTATTCGGACAGGTGCGCATACGGGCTTTCGGCACCTATAATATACGCATCACCGATGTGGCCAAATTCTTCCGGGAATATGCCGGCACCTGGCCCAGGCTCACCATCACTGAACTGGAACTGCAGCTGCGGGATTTCATCGCCCCGAAGTTCGGAGAGGTGCTGTCGCTCGCGAAAGTGCCGGTGGTGGAAGCTGCCGCCAATATCCCCGCCCTGAACGAGAAGATACAACCGCTCATTCAGCCTTATTTTAATGATTTCGGCGTGGAAGTTACCCGCTTCACCATTACCAGCATCACGCTGCCGGAAGAGGTATTAAAACAATACGATAAGGTGACCGGCATGAATATGGTCACCGATATGAACAAGTTCTCACAATACAGTATCGCCAATGCGATGGACAAGGAAGGGGCTGTGTTGGGAGACGGCGCGAGGCAGGGCGTCATGCTGGGCATGATGACCAATATGGTAAATCAGCAGCAGGCTGCGCAAAATCCACCCGCCCCGGCGGCTGATGATATCACCGAAAGGCTCCGTAAACTGAAGTCACTGTATGAAGCCACGCTGATCACAGAAGCGGAATACACGGCCAAAAAACAGGAACTGCTGAATTTGCTCTGA